Proteins from a genomic interval of Plasmodium reichenowi strain SY57 chromosome 11, whole genome shotgun sequence:
- a CDS encoding hypothetical protein (conserved Plasmodium protein, unknown function), which produces MGEYVRKIPYYNNYEEKKDLLKFTFIHDKKDDEKREINKNDEVQFIIKKRENMKDILTHLPHMNTRTQGDILNERKNKLKEDMSTNFNTYEKRFPFLIDSVVKNPEQTRDMKDVLNNKYVDDNTIKYRISQNVVTKTMLLEERKKNYKDELRGHYIEDNEKTINYEDIYLDPEKNYIDIVKNKNKLLTLKNYGLGQGPSNFVFSYPDIKAKGRGGYASEIVKSNVLKNKNEYSKNKIQLNIQNLQDIIYSNREEKIFLMKNRFKYINHTKNSYFERPIIILRYKGFQKKDKKNVNI; this is translated from the exons ATGGGAGAGTATGTGAGAAAAATTCCATACTATAACAACTATgaggaaaaaaaagacCTCTTGaaatttacatttatacatgataaaaaggatgatgaaaaaagagaaataaataaaaatgacGAAGTTCAATTTataa TAAAAAAGAGGGAGAATATGAAAGATATACTAACGCACCTTCCTCATATGA ATACAAGAACACAAGGAGATATTCTAAATGAAAGAAAA aataaattGAAAGAAGATATGTCTACTAATTTTAACACCTATGAAAAAAGGTTCCCATTTCTTATTGATTCGGTTGTAAAAAACCCTGAACAAACAAGAGACATGAAAGATGTGctaaataataaatacg TTGATGACAATACGATAAAATATAGAATATCACAAAATGTTGTAACTAAAACGATGTTGCTAGAAGAGAGGAAAAAAAACTACAAGGATGAATTGA GAGGACATTATATAGAAG ataatgaaaaaacGATTAATTATGAGGATATATATTTGGACCctgaaaaaaattacat cgatattgtaaaaaataagaataagTTACTGACCCTCAAAAATTATGGTCTTGGACAGGGGCCATCaaattttgtattttcATACCCCGACATTAAAGCTa AAGGGAGAGGGGGGTACGCTAGCGAAATAGTTAAATCAAATGttcttaaaaataaaaacgaATATTCTAAAAATAAG atACAGCTAAATATTCAGAATCTACAag atataatatattcaaataG GGAGGAGAAAa tttttttaatgaaaaatagatttaaatatattaatcaCACAAAGAATAGTTACTTC GAACGACcaattattatattgaGATATAAAGGatttcaaaaaaaagataaaaaaaatgtgaatatataa
- a CDS encoding phosphatidylinositol N- acetylglucosaminyltransferase subunit H, putative — protein MKNDVKKDVKDDVKSDVKDDDIKNDDIKNDDTKNDDINCVKYHIKNKIRRYEHLYGIEYIYEKKKNRMFFLFVLIFFSLFILYYFYLGYIRGYLSVNEFHIFLFILYIFCIVVYFNNIFTEKLLLLKNIGIQIDKKDSFENYTKFICKNEIENIFINEAIYMFEVCPYLCIKLKNNDSVILFKDVVLGMNNMVSIYRDIKKIFFYNDNNILKSIKITHVKNDKGIYEIGQTDGEEEDEISDSVSYNVSEPTSNHTSDKISDDISDQTDNFEEDEEVKKVIQKKYNYTKNKNYDNINLEDNTYATNNCSSSEENIFKLLNFSSYENIKINKKSKKLRKNNSYDVYINKQLAIKIMNN, from the exons atgaaaaatgatGTAAAAAAGGATGTAAAGGATGATGTAAAAAGTGATGTAAAGgatgatgatataaaaaatgatgatataaaaaatgatgatacaaaaaatgatgatataaacTGTGTCAAGTATCAtattaagaataaaataagaagaTATGAACATTTGTACGgtattgaatatatatatgaaaaaaagaaaaatcgaatgttctttttatttgttctaattttcttttctttatttattttgtattacTTTTATCTG GGTTATATTAGAGGATATTTAAGTGTTAATGAATTTCacatatttctttttatcctatatatattttgtatcGTAGTATATTTCaacaatatttttactg AAAAATTACtcttattaaaaaatattggAATTCAAATTGATAAAAAAGATTCATTTGAAAACTAtacaaaatttatatgtaaaaatgagatagaaaatattttcattaatgaa GCCATTTACATGTTTGAAGTATGTCcatatttatgtattaagctaaaaaataatgattcTGTTATTCTCTTCAAg gaTGTTGTGTTGGgtatgaataatatggTAAGTATCTACAgagatataaaaaagatattcttttataatgataataatatattaaagagtataaaaataacacaCGTAAAAAATGACAAGGGTATATATGAGATTGGACAAACCGATGGagaagaagaagatgaAATTAGTGACTCTGTAAGTTACAATGTGAGTGAACCTACGAGTAATCATACGAGTGATAAAATAAGTGACGATATAAGTGATCAAACAGATAATTTTGAAGAAGATGAGGAAGTAAAAAAGgtaatacaaaaaaaatataattatacaaaaaacaaaaattatgataatataaatttggAAGACAATACATATGCTACAAATAATTGTTCTTCAAgtgaagaaaatattttcaaattattaaatttcagttcatatgaaaatattaaaattaataaaaaatctaaaaaattaagaaaaaataactCGTAtgatgtatatataaataaacaattagcaataaaaattatgaacaattaa
- a CDS encoding dolichol phosphate mannose synthase: MVIRFFLFVITVLGLCINMVCCNFKYSIILPTYNEKENLPYLIYMIIDELNKHEIKFEIIVIDDNSQDGTADVYKKLQNIFKDEELLLIQRKGKLGLGSAYMEGLKNVTGDFVIIMDADLSHHPKYIYNFIKKQREKNCDIVTGTRYKNQGGISGWSFNRIIISRVANFLAQFLLFINLSDLTGSFRLYKTNVLRELMKSINNTGYVFQMEVLVRAYKMGKSIEEVGYVFVDRLFGKSKLETTDILQYLSGLFKLFWSI, from the coding sequence atgGTTATTCGATTTTTCCTGTTTGTCATTACAGTCTTAGGcttatgtataaatatggTGTGTTgtaattttaaatattcgATTATATTACCTACTTAcaatgaaaaagaaaactTACCATatcttatttatatgataattgatgaattaaataaacatGAAATTAAATTTGAAATAATTGTAATAGATGATAATAGTCAAGATGGTACTGCAGATGTGTACAAAAAGTTACAAAACATTTTTAAGGatgaagaattattattaatacaaagaaaaggaaaattaGGGTTAGGTTCTGCATATATGGAAggtttaaaaaatgtaacaGGAGattttgttataataatggATGCTGATTTATCACATCATcctaaatatatttataactttattaaaaaacaaagagaaaaaaattgtGACATAGTTACTGGTACAAGATATAAGAACCAAGGTGGAATATCAGGATGGTCATTTAATAGAATTATAATAAGTAGAGTAGCAAATTTTTTAGCTCAATTTCTATTATTCATTAATCTATCAGATTTAACCGGGTCTTTTAGATTATATAAAACTAATGTACTGAGGGAACTTATGAAATCTATTAATAATACAGGTTATGTTTTTCAAATGGAAGTTCTTGTAAGAGCATATAAAATGGGAAAATCTATAGAAGAAGTTGGTTATGTTTTTGTTGATAGATTATTTGGAAAATCAAAACTGGAAACTACAGATATTTTACAATACTTATCAGGTCTTTTCAAGTTATTCTGGtcaatataa